The Pontibacter sp. SGAir0037 DNA segment AAGCCTCTACCTGGCATGATTTGTCCTGCAGGACATGGTGCAGGCACAGGGCTGAATCTTTGCCCCCGCTCCAGTTAAAAATGCTGCGCAATGTGTATAGTCTTTAATGTGAATGGCAAATGTAGGGCATACATTTCAGAATCTGAAGCGAAGTAAGGCGTTCTATGGTTCAATGCTCGTAGCGGAGCCAGGACCTTTACCAATTTTTGTGGTTTTCGTAAAATAGGAGAGGCCTTTACACATAGGCTTGTATGAATGATTACGTTAAAGAACAGAGGTATGTCACAAGGAGATAAATCAGCTTATACTGATAAGCAAAAGAGAAAAGCACAACACATAGAAGATAGCTATGAAGATAGAGGCGTAAGCCACAAGGAAGCAGAGAAAAGAGCCTGGGCTACTGTAAACAAGCAGGATGGCGGCGGGAAGAAGAGCGGTTCCGGGCGCGGTAAAAGCTGAGGTCCCATAATAAATCTGAAAGCCTGAAGGCATTATGCCTTCAGGCTTTCAGATTTATTATGGGTAATTATTGGTGTGTACGGTCGGATCGTCGAAATCGGGATCTATTGTGGGAGGTATTCCCTCTGCCACCCGGTTATGTGAGAAGGTGGTTCTCTTGTTGTTCATGTGCTGCCGTTTGGCTCTTTTGTTCCTGGAAAGCACTGCATACGCGGTTCCGGCTATAGCAATAGCGCCGGCAGCAAGCAGAACAGTGGTGACAGGGGAGCTTACGGGGGGTGGAACAGAGATAACTCCCTGTTCATCGGTAATGGCTGGCTCGTTGGTATAACGTCCTTTAGATGGTACTGCCACTGCCCAGAAATCCTGCACCAGCTGGTCTAGCTGCGTTCTTAGTTCTGCTCCTCTCATTGGCAAACCATGCCCAGTGGCAGCTACATCAATTTGCAGGCTGGCCAGGTTCCGCACAGAATGGTGCGCCGATACCCAATCAGATGTATAGTACATAGGCGGGCCATGCACTTCCCGTTTCTGCATCATAACAGCTATAGCCGATTCTCCATGTCGGGTTACAAATGCATCACCTGCAATCAACACTTTATCGCTTTCCCTGTAAAACGAAACGTGACCGGCGGTATGGCCTGGGGTGTGTATCCACTGCCAATCCGGAAGTACTGGTACAGAACCATCTTCCGGAAGCAATTCTACATGGTTAATAATATTGATTGGCTTCTTAGGATAGAGGAAAGACATATAGGCCATCCCGCCACCTCCTACACTTGGGTCTGGTGGTGGATAACTGGATTGACCTGTTAAATAAGGCATCTCCAGAGGGTGGGCATAAACAGGAACTTCCCATTCTTCTGCCAGTTCTTTTACCGCCCCGATATGATCGAAATGGCCGTGTGTTAATAAAATAGCTTTTGGGCGGCTGTTTTTACCAAAAACTTCTGCAACAGCTTTCTTTATTTTACTATAGGCACCGTAAACGCCTGCGTCAATCAGTACCCATGAGCCGGCGGGGTCGCCAACCAGGTAAAGATTAACCAAAACAGTTTTTACGCCCCAAACACCCGGTGCTACAGCAAATGTATGTTTCGCTTTTGTATTGTTGTTAATTGTTTCCTCCATAAATATTTTTCATTCATGTTACAGTTTCCCTGATACCCGTCTGATTTCTAGCTTACGAGCTAATTTGGAAAGTGGCTACAGCGAATAGTAGATTCTTCTCTAAGCCCGTGGGCTATAGTGCAGGCATGGGCTTTAGCAGGAATATGGATAATCTTGCTGTCTGATTGAATCTCACAAGGAAGGTTTGCAAAAAAAGCACCCAATTTATTTCCTGGTTTAGAGGAATTTTTTATATTTAAAAAAAGTTAAATAGATATGGTAAACTTATTTGTACCCCCAAGCTATATGGCTGTTTACGCGAAATGCGTAGATGCCTCCATGCCGGCATTCGAGCCAGAAGAATGGATACAGGAAGGTAAGATATACCCGGTGAAACACTTCACAGAGCCTATGAACCAGGGTGATGGGTTTGCTATTACCATTATGGATGAAGATGGAGTGGAGATACATCCTTCTTCTTCACACTGGAGCTTTGCCTCACATCGTTTTGAGCTGTATACTTTACACCTGAACTAAACCTTCGATGTCATAATTTTCGTTAAACCCTTAAAGGCTGCTGCGGCAGCCTTTTTTAATGCAGCATACGTTTAAAATAAGTTTTGGGAAATGATTAGTGCTGAGGAGTTTAATAATTTGCCACCACATGTACAGGCCCAACTGGCCCTGGAAAAAGGACATTACCTGCACCATCGCATCAAAGGCTGGTGCAAAATAGATTTATACTGGCTTTTCGATTTTTATGTAGAGCTCTGGTTCCTGTACGATTTAAAAACAATCGGCCTTGTGCGGGCCCTCACCAACAATGCTTCGCTGGAGCCATACCTCGAAACCATCAAACTGAAGGTAAAAACCTAACCTTGCAGCAGAAGCAGGTAGAGATTATGCAAAGTAACATCAACGCATAAGTATGCCTTCATTTCCGGCTGTTTTTGTTATTTTTGAGCAAAACAGCACAACATGAGCAGAAATTTACTTTTAATAAGCACCTCTACAACACACGGAACGGGCTACCTCGAGCATTGCGAAGATGAAATCCGGCTATTGCTGGAAGAAAAGAGGAGCATATTGTTTATACCTTATGCAAGGCCGGGAGGTATTTCGCATGCCAATTATACTTTAAAGGCAAAAGAAGCCTTTGCCCGGATGGACATCAGCTTAACCGGCATACATGAAGCTAAAGACCCGGTTAAGGCGGTAAATGAAGCAGAAGCGGTTTTTATAGGTGGCGGAAACACTTTTTTGTTGCTGAAACAATTATACCAGCAGCAGCTTGTAAAGCCCTTGCTGGAGAGGGTGCAGAAGGGGATGCCTTACGTAGGAACAAGCGCAGGAACCAACGTAGCAGGCAAATCCATTGGTACAACAAATGATATGCCTATTGTTTTCCCAAAAACTTTCAAAGCTCTGCAACTGGTGCCTTTTAATATTAACCCTCACTACCAGGACCCCATCGAACATTCCACACATATGGGAGAGACACGCGAAATGCGTATTTTTGAGTTTCATGTGCACAATTCCCAGCCTGTTGTCGGCTTGCGTGAAGGAAGCATGCTGCACGTTAAAGGAGATCGTGTTACGCTTAAAGGAGACCTGCCTGCGCGTATTTTCCTGCAGGGCCAGAAGCCAATGGAGTTTAAACCATCTGATGATATCAATTTTATCATGGAGGCTGTTTAAGACTTTCTTGAAGGAAGATTTATATCTTTTCAACTAAAAAAGGCACTGCTTACGCAGTGCCTTTTTTAGTTGGCCTCGGCCAGAACTATTGGCTTTGCCTGTTATCCAGCTTCTGAAGCAGGAGTTTTGTGAATTCATGTTCTCCGCGGTAAAGAAGCACCATTTGTTTGGCCGACAGCACCCGTTGGAATTTGGCAGCATACTCCTGCTCCAGGTTCAACTCTTTCTGCCTGCGGTCAAACATATTGTCAACCATAGCCCGGAGGTCCTGGTCGCTGAGATTTTCCAGGTCTTTGCCTTTGTTTAAGCGGGCATATACTATTTCTCTGCGCTTTCCTTCATATTCTTTGTAGAGCGGCCAAAACTTCTGTGCCTGATCCGGTGTAAGGGCAAGTTTGTCAGTTAAAAAAGCAACTTTAGCACTTTCTATTTTCTCACGGTTACTTTGGGCATGGGTGGTGATGCCAACCAACATAAACAGGACAAATAGCAGTGCAGTATAAATACTGTTTTTCATGGATAATTAATAAGTAAATTCGTTTAGCTGGTAATACTCTAATTCTCTTTCTGCCGAAGCAGAACTGATATTAAGAAAATCAGGTGCTAGGTTTTGATCGGCTATAGCTAAATCTGCAAAATCAGCTGTCT contains these protein-coding regions:
- the pepE gene encoding dipeptidase PepE, producing MSRNLLLISTSTTHGTGYLEHCEDEIRLLLEEKRSILFIPYARPGGISHANYTLKAKEAFARMDISLTGIHEAKDPVKAVNEAEAVFIGGGNTFLLLKQLYQQQLVKPLLERVQKGMPYVGTSAGTNVAGKSIGTTNDMPIVFPKTFKALQLVPFNINPHYQDPIEHSTHMGETREMRIFEFHVHNSQPVVGLREGSMLHVKGDRVTLKGDLPARIFLQGQKPMEFKPSDDINFIMEAV
- a CDS encoding MBL fold metallo-hydrolase; the encoded protein is MEETINNNTKAKHTFAVAPGVWGVKTVLVNLYLVGDPAGSWVLIDAGVYGAYSKIKKAVAEVFGKNSRPKAILLTHGHFDHIGAVKELAEEWEVPVYAHPLEMPYLTGQSSYPPPDPSVGGGGMAYMSFLYPKKPINIINHVELLPEDGSVPVLPDWQWIHTPGHTAGHVSFYRESDKVLIAGDAFVTRHGESAIAVMMQKREVHGPPMYYTSDWVSAHHSVRNLASLQIDVAATGHGLPMRGAELRTQLDQLVQDFWAVAVPSKGRYTNEPAITDEQGVISVPPPVSSPVTTVLLAAGAIAIAGTAYAVLSRNKRAKRQHMNNKRTTFSHNRVAEGIPPTIDPDFDDPTVHTNNYP